A genomic stretch from Leptospira johnsonii includes:
- the sppA gene encoding signal peptide peptidase SppA, which translates to MKFLFHKSLLFVLGILFLSQCLFLSFPNQTSPIPKEKLVTGSSTESPDKILLIPIEGEISDKKSSGGLLSGEKDSIVSRVKTYLSMASRDPEIKGVILKIDSPGGSVTASDLIHHEILEFKKKKNVPVLSLFMDTAASGAYYLSMATDHIQAHPTTITGSIGVLRFGINVKEALDKLGIKSSTIRSGPNKATGNPVEEFTPEQKKVFQDIIMENYERFLSIIKKGRPKLKESELRKLADGRIYSANQALETGLIDSIGYFEDAVVQVTKLPGYRASSTQTPRIVFYSYKGVQPENFYQIDSDTETGPTLLESLLPFRISPDHKLHYLFSPE; encoded by the coding sequence ATGAAATTCCTATTCCACAAATCCCTTCTATTTGTATTAGGAATCTTGTTCTTAAGCCAATGTTTGTTTCTTTCTTTCCCGAACCAGACTTCTCCTATTCCGAAAGAAAAACTAGTCACAGGTTCTTCTACAGAAAGCCCGGATAAAATATTACTCATCCCGATCGAGGGTGAGATCTCCGATAAAAAATCCTCAGGTGGACTTTTATCCGGAGAAAAGGACAGCATAGTCAGTAGGGTCAAAACCTATTTGTCCATGGCATCAAGAGATCCTGAGATCAAAGGAGTGATCTTAAAAATAGATTCTCCTGGGGGATCCGTAACTGCGAGTGATCTCATCCATCACGAAATTTTAGAATTCAAAAAGAAGAAGAATGTACCTGTCCTTTCCCTATTTATGGACACAGCAGCTTCCGGTGCATATTATTTAAGTATGGCCACAGACCATATCCAGGCTCATCCTACTACGATCACTGGTTCCATCGGAGTTCTTAGATTCGGGATCAATGTGAAGGAAGCATTGGACAAATTAGGAATTAAAAGTAGCACAATTCGTTCCGGTCCAAACAAGGCCACCGGAAACCCGGTGGAAGAATTCACACCTGAACAAAAGAAAGTTTTCCAAGACATTATCATGGAGAATTACGAAAGATTTTTGAGCATCATCAAAAAGGGAAGACCTAAGCTAAAAGAATCTGAGCTTAGAAAACTAGCTGACGGAAGAATTTACTCCGCAAACCAAGCATTGGAAACCGGACTCATTGATTCTATAGGTTATTTCGAAGATGCAGTTGTGCAAGTAACCAAACTTCCGGGTTATAGAGCTTCTTCTACGCAGACTCCAAGGATCGTATTCTATTCTTATAAAGGAGTTCAGCCGGAAAACTTCTACCAAATCGATAGCGATACCGAAACTGGCCCTACACTTTTGGAATCATTGTTGCCTTTCCGGATCTCTCCAGATCATAAATTGCATTATCTATTTTCACCCGAATAA
- a CDS encoding aldose epimerase family protein codes for MTDGTQWFSWDWIHPISKESFPIILPYDKNVSIFESGNFLMFPWVNRHASSEFILNGKEWNAKELIRDPNGFPVHGLVHSLERKLLKLKNNQKGAEFRVMFPEEWKDSPISGVAIREEYSIEETSSGTLLSVKTRFNNLRSDSIRFAYGYHPYLNLGKNNEEWKLHLKLDKNLELGENLVPIQPFLSNPISSILEGEKIPTLDHLFYGKEPRVVLENRTKKYSITILSPPPEEGQIPLNYYQIYTKPDRSAIAVEPCSSPGNALLSGQDLKELKGHSETFGEFRILVRSL; via the coding sequence TTGACCGACGGTACCCAGTGGTTTTCTTGGGACTGGATCCATCCAATTAGCAAAGAAAGTTTCCCGATTATTCTTCCTTACGATAAAAATGTAAGTATATTCGAATCCGGTAATTTTCTCATGTTCCCCTGGGTGAATCGACATGCTTCATCTGAATTTATTTTAAACGGTAAAGAGTGGAATGCAAAGGAATTGATCCGAGATCCCAACGGATTTCCGGTTCACGGTTTAGTACATTCTCTAGAAAGAAAACTTTTGAAACTCAAGAATAACCAAAAGGGCGCAGAGTTCAGAGTCATGTTTCCTGAAGAATGGAAGGATTCTCCGATTTCCGGAGTCGCCATCCGAGAAGAATATTCAATCGAAGAGACATCTTCCGGGACTCTTCTAAGTGTGAAGACTAGATTTAATAATTTGAGATCCGATTCTATTCGATTTGCCTACGGTTATCATCCTTATTTGAATTTAGGAAAAAATAATGAAGAATGGAAACTACATCTTAAGTTGGACAAAAATTTGGAATTAGGAGAGAACTTAGTTCCGATCCAACCGTTTCTTTCCAATCCAATCTCTTCCATTTTAGAAGGAGAGAAGATCCCAACCCTAGATCATTTGTTCTACGGAAAAGAACCTAGAGTGGTTTTAGAAAATAGAACTAAAAAATATTCTATTACTATCTTAAGTCCTCCTCCGGAAGAAGGACAAATTCCATTAAATTATTATCAAATTTATACAAAACCCGATCGTTCTGCGATTGCAGTCGAACCTTGCAGCTCTCCTGGCAACGCACTCTTGTCTGGACAGGATCTAAAAGAGCTAAAAGGTCACTCTGAAACCTTTGGAGAATTCAGGATTTTGGTGAGATCGTTATGA
- a CDS encoding DNA repair helicase XPB: MSKPLIVQSDKTMLLEVDNPEFEACQLVVSKFAELEKSPEYLHTYRISPLSLWNAASIKMSADEIVECLEKYSRYSVPKNVVNEIKEQIGRYGKVKLVKEENGDLCIISNEKGFLQEISNHRAVQPYIEKTENDKIYIKKEFRGHIKQALIKIGFPVEDLAGYDEGNKYGFNLKPTTKSGRKFGMRDYQRASVEVFHAGGGNEGGSGVVVLPCGAGKTIVGIGVMQIVGAETLILVTNTLSIRQWKNEILDKTDIPESDIGEYSGEVKEIKPITIATYNILTHRKKKGGDFTHFHLFSANNWGLIVYDEVHLLPAPVFRMTSELQAKRRLGLTATLVREDGLEEDVFSLIGPKKYDVPWKELESKSWIAEAKCKEIRVSMEDDLRMRYSIADDREKFRLASENPEKLKAIGMIMKKHSESHLLVIGQYINQLEEISKAFKIPLITGKTPLGERQELYDAFRSGRIKSLVVSKVANFSIDLPDANIAIQVSGTFGSRQEEAQRLGRILRPKGEDNTAVFYSLISRDTNEERFGQNRQLFLTEQGYEYEIYTLDQFRESLEEKVGA, encoded by the coding sequence GTGAGTAAACCGTTAATCGTTCAAAGTGATAAGACTATGCTTTTAGAGGTGGACAATCCTGAATTCGAAGCCTGTCAGTTAGTCGTATCCAAATTCGCGGAATTGGAAAAAAGTCCCGAATATCTACACACTTATAGAATTTCTCCTCTTTCCTTATGGAACGCTGCATCTATCAAGATGAGCGCGGACGAGATCGTAGAATGTTTGGAAAAATATTCTAGATACTCCGTTCCGAAAAACGTAGTCAACGAGATCAAGGAACAGATCGGAAGATACGGAAAAGTAAAACTAGTCAAGGAAGAGAACGGAGATCTTTGTATCATCTCCAACGAAAAAGGATTTTTACAAGAGATCTCTAATCATAGAGCGGTCCAGCCTTATATAGAGAAGACCGAGAACGATAAGATCTATATCAAAAAAGAATTCAGAGGCCATATCAAACAAGCCCTGATCAAGATCGGTTTCCCGGTAGAAGACTTAGCAGGTTACGACGAGGGAAACAAATACGGATTCAATTTAAAACCCACTACCAAGTCAGGTAGAAAGTTCGGAATGAGAGATTACCAAAGAGCCTCTGTGGAAGTATTCCACGCGGGTGGTGGGAACGAAGGTGGTTCCGGAGTCGTTGTTCTTCCTTGCGGTGCCGGTAAAACGATCGTAGGGATCGGTGTGATGCAAATCGTGGGAGCAGAGACTCTCATTCTGGTCACAAACACACTTTCTATCCGTCAGTGGAAAAACGAAATTTTAGACAAAACTGATATTCCTGAATCGGATATCGGGGAATACTCAGGAGAAGTGAAGGAGATCAAACCGATTACCATCGCTACTTATAATATTCTCACACATAGAAAGAAAAAAGGTGGGGATTTCACCCACTTCCATCTATTCAGTGCGAATAACTGGGGACTCATCGTTTATGACGAGGTTCACTTACTTCCTGCTCCTGTGTTCAGAATGACTTCCGAATTACAGGCAAAAAGAAGATTGGGACTCACAGCAACCCTAGTTCGAGAAGACGGTTTGGAAGAGGACGTATTCAGTTTGATCGGACCTAAAAAGTACGACGTACCTTGGAAGGAACTGGAAAGTAAATCCTGGATCGCGGAAGCAAAATGTAAAGAGATCCGTGTTTCCATGGAAGACGATCTTCGTATGAGATATTCTATCGCAGACGATAGAGAGAAGTTCCGCCTAGCTTCCGAAAATCCTGAGAAGCTGAAGGCGATCGGAATGATCATGAAGAAGCACTCGGAATCCCATTTACTCGTGATTGGACAATACATCAATCAGCTGGAAGAGATCTCTAAAGCGTTCAAAATTCCTCTGATCACAGGAAAAACTCCTTTGGGAGAAAGACAGGAATTGTACGATGCGTTCAGATCGGGTAGGATCAAGTCCCTAGTCGTCAGTAAGGTTGCAAACTTCTCCATTGACTTACCGGATGCGAATATCGCCATCCAGGTTTCCGGAACTTTCGGTTCCCGTCAGGAAGAGGCACAACGTTTGGGCCGAATTCTGAGACCAAAAGGCGAGGATAATACCGCTGTTTTCTATTCTTTGATCTCGAGAGATACGAATGAAGAAAGATTCGGTCAGAACAGACAACTTTTCCTTACAGAACAAGGTTACGAATACGAAATATACACTCTAGACCAATTCAGAGAATCCCTCGAAGAAAAAGTCGGAGCTTAA
- a CDS encoding pyridoxal phosphate-dependent aminotransferase — MEWNARRLDVIEPSPTLAISAKAAELKKKGEDIVSFGAGEPDFETPAHIKEAAKKAIDKGQTRYTAVSGTVELRDAIITKFKRDNGLEYSRNQIIVGTGGKQVIYNFFLATLNPGDEVVIPAPYWVSYADIVRLAEGKAVIVPTSKADNFRISPAQLEKAITPKTKVVVINSPSNPTGSAYSRKELEALGEVVLKHKVMVLSDDIYESIVFDGFQFSNLAMLSPELKELTFVANGVSKAYSMTGWRIGYGAGPLHIIQNMDTIQSQSTSNPSSISQAAAEAALTGDQACVAEMAKAFQKRRDLIVGLLNEIPGVEVNVPQGAFYVFPYLTGVYETDGFKKLQAASSETSKSKLFCAQLLDKYKVAAVPGIAFGDDNALRLSYAMGEDDIKKGVSRISEMVRDFSR, encoded by the coding sequence ATGGAATGGAACGCAAGAAGGCTAGATGTGATCGAGCCTTCACCCACCCTAGCGATCAGTGCTAAGGCGGCAGAACTAAAAAAGAAAGGCGAAGACATCGTAAGTTTCGGAGCAGGAGAACCTGACTTCGAGACACCGGCCCATATTAAAGAGGCTGCGAAAAAAGCGATCGATAAGGGACAGACTCGTTACACGGCTGTTTCCGGTACGGTGGAACTCCGAGACGCAATCATTACTAAATTTAAAAGAGATAATGGACTGGAATATTCCAGAAACCAGATCATTGTAGGAACAGGCGGGAAGCAGGTTATCTATAATTTCTTCTTAGCTACCTTAAATCCAGGAGACGAGGTTGTGATCCCAGCTCCTTATTGGGTAAGCTATGCGGATATAGTACGTCTGGCAGAAGGTAAGGCAGTCATTGTTCCTACCAGCAAAGCGGACAATTTCCGTATTTCTCCTGCACAATTGGAGAAAGCAATCACACCTAAAACCAAGGTAGTGGTCATCAATTCTCCATCCAACCCAACGGGTTCTGCATATTCCAGAAAGGAATTGGAAGCTTTGGGAGAAGTGGTCTTAAAACATAAGGTCATGGTTCTAAGCGACGATATCTATGAGAGTATCGTTTTTGACGGATTCCAATTTTCGAATCTGGCAATGCTTTCTCCTGAACTGAAAGAACTTACCTTCGTTGCAAATGGAGTGTCCAAAGCGTATTCTATGACAGGTTGGAGGATCGGCTACGGTGCAGGACCTTTGCATATTATCCAAAACATGGATACCATCCAAAGCCAGTCCACATCCAATCCTTCTTCTATCTCCCAAGCTGCCGCAGAAGCTGCGCTAACTGGAGACCAAGCTTGTGTAGCCGAAATGGCCAAAGCATTCCAAAAGAGAAGGGACCTGATCGTAGGACTTTTAAACGAAATCCCAGGTGTGGAAGTGAATGTGCCTCAAGGTGCATTTTACGTATTCCCTTACCTGACTGGAGTGTATGAAACTGACGGTTTCAAAAAACTACAGGCGGCAAGTTCTGAGACAAGCAAGAGTAAATTATTCTGCGCTCAACTTTTGGATAAATACAAAGTAGCTGCAGTTCCAGGGATCGCATTCGGGGACGATAATGCACTTCGTTTATCCTATGCGATGGGAGAAGACGATATCAAAAAAGGTGTCTCGCGGATCTCCGAAATGGTAAGGGACTTTTCCCGTTAA
- a CDS encoding SH3 domain-containing protein — protein MYLRRLVYLILIASCTFSLSSQEKKQYIVLDPGTELYLFPEKKSEVLRRLSFGEILSSENQKEADSKFQLLTDKDGLTGWVDSRALFRMGSKGSYPVITKAIEKLLYQDSGPNELESVFTYLTKIEEGPIFQGNEYLFLKIRRLVVLQRYAEVLQSPEYRSKSRQKLEDLLKNNPTELGVYSKTGNWTDTLSNAPEGSKLKVRPETFWKVAEAYPNSKPGDFAAYLAVKYTPEIRCGRDPICVLQDEENRRLKYLLLQPNGNYAPIFSSHLEKRLLHFSKDRETLVCDSKLPKESGLKNFRNKVQELPARYGKKFYSKLRVIEEECLKK, from the coding sequence ATGTATTTACGACGGTTGGTATATCTCATACTGATCGCAAGCTGTACATTCTCTCTTTCTTCTCAGGAGAAAAAACAGTACATCGTTTTAGATCCGGGAACGGAGCTCTATCTGTTCCCGGAAAAAAAATCGGAAGTTCTGCGTAGACTTTCCTTTGGAGAGATACTCTCTTCTGAAAACCAAAAAGAGGCAGACTCCAAATTCCAATTGCTTACCGACAAGGATGGGCTAACAGGTTGGGTGGATTCCCGTGCATTGTTCCGAATGGGAAGTAAGGGAAGTTATCCAGTTATCACTAAGGCTATCGAAAAACTACTCTACCAAGATTCAGGACCGAACGAATTAGAATCCGTTTTTACCTATTTAACAAAAATAGAAGAAGGTCCTATCTTCCAAGGAAACGAGTATTTGTTCCTTAAGATCCGTAGATTAGTGGTCCTGCAGAGATATGCAGAAGTTTTACAATCCCCAGAATACAGATCCAAATCCAGACAAAAGTTGGAAGATCTTTTAAAAAACAATCCAACTGAATTAGGTGTATACTCTAAAACAGGAAATTGGACGGATACGCTCTCCAATGCACCTGAAGGATCTAAACTAAAAGTCAGACCCGAAACTTTTTGGAAAGTAGCGGAAGCCTACCCAAACTCGAAACCTGGTGACTTTGCCGCTTACTTAGCAGTAAAATACACGCCTGAGATCCGATGTGGAAGAGATCCAATTTGCGTTTTGCAGGATGAAGAAAACCGCAGATTAAAATATCTACTATTGCAGCCGAATGGGAACTATGCTCCCATCTTCTCCTCTCATTTAGAAAAACGACTTCTTCATTTTTCCAAGGATAGAGAGACCTTGGTATGTGATTCTAAACTTCCTAAAGAATCAGGACTCAAGAATTTTAGGAATAAAGTCCAAGAATTACCAGCAAGATATGGAAAGAAGTTCTATTCTAAACTCAGAGTGATAGAAGAGGAATGTTTAAAGAAGTGA
- a CDS encoding alpha/beta fold hydrolase, whose amino-acid sequence MFKEVKLFFKEYPPKETATLTTPILILHGLFGSSKNWVSVSDFLSHYSKVYSLDLRNHGDSPHSSEHSLSAMAEDIKEFIEDRRLKKVILLGHSMGGLVSMTFALRYPEMVEDLIIQDIAPRDYEFKYEGELAVLRTDLSTFKNRQEIDSATSKFVTNPFIRNFLLMNLDRTESGGYRWKLNVEAISNSKNMFQSEFSGTDKQYSGKVIFIIGGDSEYFRTSDKIVCLEYFPNAKFETIPGGDHYIHFTKAEEFRKILTSFMDSIVSGSEK is encoded by the coding sequence ATGTTTAAAGAAGTGAAACTTTTCTTTAAAGAATATCCGCCCAAAGAAACTGCAACTCTTACTACTCCTATTTTAATTCTACATGGCTTATTCGGTTCATCTAAAAACTGGGTAAGTGTTTCCGATTTTTTAAGCCATTATTCCAAAGTGTATAGTTTAGATCTTCGGAACCACGGAGATTCTCCTCATTCTTCCGAACATTCTCTGAGTGCTATGGCGGAAGATATCAAAGAATTTATAGAAGATCGTAGGCTTAAAAAAGTAATCCTCCTCGGTCATTCCATGGGCGGACTCGTCTCCATGACATTTGCACTTAGATATCCTGAAATGGTAGAAGATCTGATCATCCAGGATATAGCCCCCAGAGACTACGAATTCAAATACGAAGGGGAACTCGCAGTTTTAAGAACGGATCTTTCTACTTTTAAGAATAGGCAAGAGATAGATTCGGCTACTTCTAAATTCGTAACAAATCCGTTTATTCGGAATTTCCTACTCATGAACTTGGATAGGACTGAATCCGGAGGATATCGTTGGAAACTGAATGTGGAAGCTATTTCTAATTCTAAAAATATGTTCCAATCCGAATTTTCAGGTACCGACAAACAATATTCCGGAAAGGTAATATTTATAATAGGTGGGGATTCTGAATATTTTCGTACAAGCGATAAGATCGTTTGTTTAGAATATTTTCCGAATGCAAAATTCGAAACCATTCCTGGCGGGGATCATTATATCCATTTTACAAAAGCAGAAGAGTTTCGTAAGATACTAACTTCCTTTATGGATTCTATTGTTTCCGGTTCGGAAAAATAA
- a CDS encoding sodium:solute symporter family transporter, with translation MHFGWSDALVLFFYFGIVLYSGYKSGRKSSESKEFFLANRSLSWVPLSLSIVATETSALTFLSVPGIAYSGNFTFLQVVFGYILGRTVVALVLIPLTYHHNFLSVYEWVGTRFGRKSQKTMSGLFSVTRILGDGVRLYASTLPVAMLLELGLPKILPYSFGQYSIGVWTLVIVTLITVLYTMQGGFRSVVWVDTLQYFVYVFGGVFALVLLYQASPEPLAILSSAWEGNKLKFIEWENSSATYFMPWAVLGGALLSLGTHGADQMFIQRSLAARNVKDAQKAMIGSGIAVFFQMILFLGIGTFLFYKFNGQTIAQDKVFSKFLIEEVPAPFLGLLLSGILASTMSTLSSSINSLSLTAKADFGWNLGGQKLSSVFFGILLFFSSFFFFSLPENYTKGLLELGLKISSFTVGSMVAVFLTEVIPFLRKRITVSDLGLALSLAGSILVTGISGTVKNYNFTVLVPLGMLLFWTFALIAGFIFPNRKQ, from the coding sequence ATGCATTTTGGTTGGTCTGACGCTCTGGTTTTATTTTTCTACTTTGGGATCGTTCTTTATTCCGGTTATAAATCCGGGCGTAAAAGTTCCGAATCTAAGGAATTCTTCTTAGCGAACAGATCTCTTTCTTGGGTTCCACTTTCACTTTCCATTGTAGCGACGGAAACCTCTGCATTGACCTTTCTTTCCGTGCCAGGAATTGCGTATTCAGGAAATTTTACATTCTTACAAGTGGTGTTCGGATATATTTTAGGAAGAACTGTTGTTGCCTTAGTTTTAATCCCACTCACCTACCATCATAATTTTCTTTCGGTATACGAATGGGTCGGGACCAGATTCGGAAGAAAGTCCCAAAAGACAATGTCCGGTTTATTTTCTGTGACTCGAATTTTAGGAGATGGAGTCAGGCTTTACGCATCTACACTTCCAGTAGCAATGTTACTCGAGTTAGGACTTCCTAAAATTCTACCCTATTCATTCGGTCAATACTCGATCGGGGTCTGGACCCTAGTTATAGTCACCTTAATCACTGTTTTATATACCATGCAAGGTGGATTCAGATCTGTTGTCTGGGTGGATACACTACAATACTTTGTATATGTATTCGGAGGAGTATTCGCCTTAGTTCTTTTATACCAAGCAAGTCCAGAGCCGTTAGCTATTCTCTCTTCTGCTTGGGAAGGTAACAAGCTCAAGTTTATAGAATGGGAGAATAGTTCCGCAACTTACTTTATGCCATGGGCAGTGCTCGGAGGGGCCTTACTTAGCTTAGGAACTCACGGTGCGGACCAGATGTTTATCCAAAGATCACTCGCTGCCAGAAACGTAAAAGACGCGCAAAAAGCGATGATCGGCTCGGGGATTGCAGTATTCTTTCAGATGATCCTTTTCTTGGGAATCGGAACTTTCTTATTCTACAAATTTAACGGACAAACAATCGCTCAAGACAAGGTATTTTCCAAATTTCTAATAGAAGAAGTTCCTGCTCCGTTTTTAGGACTTTTACTCTCCGGGATATTGGCCTCTACTATGTCTACATTATCCAGTTCCATTAATTCACTCTCTTTGACTGCAAAAGCTGATTTTGGTTGGAATTTAGGCGGACAGAAGCTCTCTTCTGTATTCTTCGGGATCTTACTATTTTTTAGTTCCTTTTTCTTCTTCTCCCTTCCTGAAAATTATACAAAGGGACTCTTGGAATTAGGACTCAAAATTTCTTCTTTTACTGTGGGCTCTATGGTAGCGGTCTTTCTAACAGAAGTCATCCCGTTCTTGAGAAAAAGGATTACTGTTTCCGATCTGGGACTCGCTCTTTCTTTGGCTGGTTCAATCCTAGTGACTGGAATTTCCGGAACAGTGAAAAACTATAATTTTACAGTTCTTGTTCCGCTTGGAATGTTACTATTCTGGACTTTTGCGTTAATTGCAGGATTTATTTTTCCGAACCGGAAACAATAG
- the thrB gene encoding homoserine kinase, whose translation MSTPKYKFQIKVPGTSANLGSGFDLLGLAFQIYNEFSFEFGKTSEFTRKIKGSSSPTFTDDEDLVLQSYKTYFSVFVSSQKSGASPIPYSVTMELGLPLKGGLGSSASAVVAGFSAARFAQGIYFPETKLPSESEFLYQLALLEGHPDNTTPAYLGGFVFSYFAEEKLYYFKKKFPKNIHCFFLIPELEIATNHSRKCLPDSYPVSDIIFNMSRISTWWEFLDSGEPGLLKRALEDKIHTPYRMNSEFPLLPLVEEIQKSSIGVSLSGSGPAVLIYTRRKDSKRLEKKFSELTKQFSEKSGIPCRLVRLSTDTGGAKIHFKKIS comes from the coding sequence ATGAGCACTCCAAAATACAAATTCCAGATCAAGGTCCCCGGAACTTCCGCAAATTTAGGTTCTGGTTTCGATCTATTGGGATTGGCCTTTCAGATTTACAACGAGTTCAGTTTTGAATTCGGAAAAACTTCCGAGTTTACTAGAAAGATCAAAGGATCTTCCTCTCCTACGTTTACCGATGATGAGGATCTAGTTTTACAATCTTATAAAACGTATTTTTCAGTATTTGTTTCCTCACAAAAGTCGGGTGCTTCTCCCATTCCTTATTCTGTGACTATGGAGCTTGGACTTCCTTTAAAAGGAGGGTTGGGCTCTAGTGCGAGCGCTGTCGTTGCTGGATTTTCCGCAGCAAGGTTTGCACAAGGTATATATTTTCCGGAAACAAAACTTCCGAGTGAGTCAGAGTTCCTTTACCAACTCGCTTTATTAGAAGGTCATCCTGATAATACAACTCCGGCTTATTTAGGAGGATTTGTTTTCTCTTATTTTGCAGAAGAGAAACTTTATTATTTTAAGAAAAAGTTTCCTAAGAATATACATTGTTTCTTTCTTATTCCCGAACTGGAGATCGCGACCAATCATTCCAGAAAATGCCTTCCGGATTCTTATCCGGTTTCTGATATTATTTTTAATATGAGTAGGATATCTACTTGGTGGGAATTCTTAGACTCAGGAGAACCTGGACTTCTAAAAAGGGCGTTGGAAGATAAGATCCATACTCCTTACAGAATGAATTCAGAATTTCCGCTTTTACCTTTGGTAGAAGAGATCCAAAAATCCTCGATAGGTGTTTCTCTTTCCGGAAGTGGGCCTGCTGTTCTTATTTATACCAGAAGAAAAGACTCCAAAAGACTGGAGAAAAAATTCTCGGAACTTACGAAACAGTTTTCTGAAAAATCAGGGATCCCTTGTAGGCTAGTGCGTCTTTCTACGGATACGGGTGGAGCTAAGATCCATTTTAAAAAGATCTCTTAA
- a CDS encoding DsbA family protein produces MSEETSSNLLDRVFGQKFKAALPWVFLAYVLLSIYPIVKFFIPEHYMRIGTFGFYTVSDIKKENPAAYRKYLQENNQQMYRMFSQLASQEILKKEASAKGVPVDELTKFGRGYEPVQDEVVAAYNQFKNEPGLKGKPLAAVQDEIVKYLKAVQADRERQSFFGRMREEYNTEIIGPELPPPTRVAIDASENPTIGPSDAKVTIVEFSDFECPYCAMSQTTTKALREQYKDKIKWVFRDFPMDFHRNAMFAHVAANCSIPQGKYWQYNSLLFENGRKLEKGNVIRLAQQVGLDMGAFNRCIADEDKIKSEIEADLQAGQSYGVNGTPAFFINGILVEGNMPIQNFTKIIDEELKNN; encoded by the coding sequence ATGTCTGAAGAAACTTCTTCCAATCTGTTAGACCGTGTTTTCGGTCAGAAATTTAAGGCTGCTCTTCCTTGGGTCTTTTTAGCTTACGTTCTATTATCTATTTATCCGATTGTGAAGTTCTTTATCCCGGAACATTATATGAGGATCGGAACATTCGGATTTTACACTGTCTCCGATATAAAAAAGGAAAACCCAGCTGCTTATCGTAAGTATCTGCAGGAAAATAACCAGCAGATGTATCGAATGTTCTCTCAACTTGCTTCCCAAGAGATCTTAAAAAAGGAAGCGTCTGCCAAAGGAGTTCCTGTAGATGAGCTGACTAAGTTCGGAAGAGGTTACGAGCCTGTTCAAGACGAAGTTGTTGCTGCTTATAATCAATTCAAGAATGAGCCTGGCTTAAAAGGAAAACCTTTAGCTGCGGTCCAAGACGAGATCGTAAAATATTTAAAAGCAGTTCAGGCGGATAGAGAGAGACAATCCTTCTTCGGAAGAATGAGAGAAGAATACAATACCGAGATCATCGGGCCTGAACTTCCTCCTCCAACAAGAGTGGCAATCGATGCGAGTGAGAATCCGACTATCGGACCTTCTGACGCAAAAGTAACTATCGTAGAATTTTCAGATTTCGAATGTCCTTATTGCGCGATGAGCCAAACCACCACTAAGGCTCTTAGAGAACAATATAAGGATAAAATAAAATGGGTCTTTAGGGATTTCCCTATGGATTTCCATAGAAACGCGATGTTCGCTCACGTAGCTGCAAATTGTTCTATTCCTCAGGGAAAATACTGGCAATACAATAGTCTTCTTTTTGAGAACGGAAGAAAATTGGAAAAAGGAAATGTGATCAGACTGGCGCAACAAGTCGGTTTAGACATGGGCGCATTCAATCGTTGTATCGCTGACGAGGATAAGATTAAGAGCGAGATCGAAGCGGATCTGCAGGCAGGACAAAGTTACGGAGTGAACGGAACACCTGCCTTCTTCATTAACGGTATTTTAGTGGAAGGCAATATGCCGATCCAAAATTTCACGAAGATCATCGACGAAGAGCTGAAAAACAACTAA